A window from Purpureocillium takamizusanense chromosome 3, complete sequence encodes these proteins:
- a CDS encoding uncharacterized protein (EggNog:ENOG503PG6H): MCQWSVLHHHHIPPCPRPLTSASHYLYCPDAVIDPSTGEPAAPCTNVVFTPVAAAEGTATTTTTATATTANTAAITIAAAGWAWHGEAAAEPPSCCSLGKCLISVECSTGACRVEDLGGRWACCACGRGGNAYTTCTNRKVGSPDTFCYHNVCAACTADR; encoded by the coding sequence GCCAGTGGTCggtcctccaccaccaccacataCCCCCGTGCCCGCGGCCCCTGACCTCGGCCAGCCACTACCTCTACTGCCCGGACGCGGTCATCGATCCGTCCACGGgtgagcccgccgcgccctgcaCCAATGTCGTCTTCACGCCAGTGGCCGCTGCGgagggcacggcgacgacgacgacaacagcaacagcaacgaccgccaacaccgccgccatcaccataGCGGCAGCGGGCTGGGCCTGGCACGGGGAAGCTGCCGCTGAGCCtccaagctgctgctcgctggGCAAATGCCTCATCAGCGTCGAGTGCAGCACGGGGGCGTGCCGCGTCGAGGATCTGGGCGGGCGTTGGgcgtgctgcgcgtgcgGCAGGGGGGGCAACGCGTACACGACGTGCACGAACCGCAAGGTCGGCAGCCCAGACACGTTCTGCTACCACAACGTCTGCGCGGCGTGTACGGCAGACCGGTAG